A stretch of bacterium DNA encodes these proteins:
- a CDS encoding Ig-like domain-containing protein — translation MRSALNFKLPWMMILVATVIFLFCHIPLAYTMDVTLEWSENSEPDIAGYKIYYSTGSAGSPYDGTGAVEGNSPIDAGKVTSYTLTGLSDTQSYRFAVTAYDTQGLESEYSNEVRPIKITGITSPYNGLFTVGEDIPITINFSEPVTLANGNLIVTLNTGHIAEITPFTSLTSKNVNYVIQTGDTTNDLNVTSLTLSIGATLGNDSGSICYLLLPSNNNLADNTDIILDTTAPSAPADMDLAADDDSGISDSDNVTRNTSGLTITGSGEDLAMVRLYDNGIAMSGATGMVSSIGFSLDIALSAGAHVITARQIDAAGNVSDPSPELHITVDTTAPEVALSLSKPGPYRPQDEVEITATLSEEISDTPQLTVTYAAADVVTANMTATGDSKVWVHSITIPSGYEGAPSILFMGSDRAGNMVESHAGYLFSVDNTAPSIQGHPVVDFSNKTIDITYSEASLAGVTNEARYSFSPSLSFASSGESNDIACLSGSTYRLSLSSIPAGKIYTLTISGITDAAGNPLSPASVVINDNDADQMADDWEIAKGVSNPTEDADNDGLTNLQEFTLGTEPGSSDTDSDGFSDGWEVAYALSPLSAAGIDGPDGDLDHDGWSNREEYLAGTNPNDSSSIILDTTAPSAPADMDLAADDDSGISDSDNVTRNTSGLTITGSGEDLAMVRLYDNGIAMSGATGMVSSIGFSLDIALSAGAHVITARQIDAAGNVSDPSPELHITVDTTAPEVALSLSKPGPYRPQDEVEITATLSEEISDTPQLTVTYAAADVVTANMTATGDSKVWVHSITIPSGYEGAPSILFMGSDRAGNMVESHAGYLFSVDNTAPSIQGHPVVDFSNKTIDITYSEASLAGVTNEARYSFSPSLSFASSGESNDIACLSGSTYRLSLSSIPAGKIYTLTISGITDAAGNPLSPASVVINDNDADQMADDWEIAKGVSNPTEDADNDGLSNLQEFALGTEPGSSDTDSDGFSDGWEVAYALSPLSAAGIDGPDGDLDHDGWSNREEYLNGTTLNDDTSPLPTPPKVKKNIPEGKKSLKRSKAGDSENARIPDNTSFCVLLEDQDGIDLTDTTSVKFTIIAGDGAPYERDLSSTDVVRTVKLNSLKDDTRVTRLWVVYDRSQEKELGNFPYGQDITFLVDAKDRRQDWMTQASFTITIETEQEHADAQASMPDTRALEENDPALEGEYNTGIQAGSSDLIGAKICYNSSEPVAPAFGPVDELPSLTVDGMEAVGTALNFDPPTVFSTPVKVFIPCPEQTDVSKLSIFLHTDAGWVLGCDAEGNVQPDGEAWMVPGSRVNHNDTVPPAIEIKVYHFSGLQAGKESAASPNNLLPGDGEEEKASPDGNEGETPDVGKTGCFINSLRGFRRVFDPDRGRGRGMRKH, via the coding sequence ATGAGAAGCGCGCTGAATTTCAAACTGCCCTGGATGATGATTCTGGTTGCTACTGTTATCTTCCTCTTCTGCCATATACCATTGGCCTACACGATGGATGTTACCCTTGAGTGGAGCGAAAACTCCGAACCGGACATTGCCGGTTATAAGATTTATTATTCCACTGGTTCTGCTGGCAGCCCGTATGATGGAACAGGAGCGGTGGAAGGCAATTCGCCAATCGATGCAGGTAAAGTCACCAGTTACACACTTACCGGTTTAAGCGATACGCAAAGTTACCGCTTTGCTGTTACCGCTTATGATACCCAGGGGCTTGAGAGTGAATATTCCAATGAGGTAAGACCTATCAAAATAACAGGTATTACTTCACCATATAATGGCCTCTTTACGGTCGGGGAAGATATTCCCATTACCATAAATTTTTCAGAACCAGTGACGCTGGCAAACGGCAACCTGATTGTTACCCTGAATACTGGCCATATAGCCGAAATAACACCCTTCACCTCCCTGACCAGTAAAAATGTAAATTATGTAATTCAGACAGGCGATACGACCAATGATCTCAACGTAACCTCTCTTACGCTTTCCATTGGTGCGACACTGGGTAATGACAGTGGAAGTATCTGCTATTTGTTACTGCCATCCAATAATAACCTTGCCGATAATACAGATATTATTCTTGATACCACAGCTCCTTCTGCACCAGCAGATATGGATCTGGCAGCAGACGATGACTCTGGAATCAGCGATAGTGATAATGTAACCCGAAATACATCCGGACTGACTATTACGGGTTCCGGCGAGGACCTGGCAATGGTACGACTGTATGATAATGGCATTGCCATGAGCGGGGCTACCGGCATGGTATCAAGCATCGGGTTTTCGCTGGATATAGCCCTGTCTGCCGGAGCCCATGTGATTACCGCAAGACAGATCGATGCAGCAGGCAATGTCTCGGATCCTTCTCCAGAGCTGCATATTACTGTTGATACCACAGCACCCGAAGTGGCCCTGTCGTTGAGTAAGCCCGGCCCATACCGGCCTCAGGATGAGGTTGAAATAACTGCAACCCTGAGCGAGGAGATATCGGATACGCCCCAATTGACGGTCACCTACGCAGCAGCGGATGTGGTAACCGCAAATATGACTGCCACAGGGGATAGCAAGGTATGGGTTCACTCTATTACCATACCTTCAGGATATGAGGGAGCACCCTCGATTCTGTTCATGGGATCGGACCGGGCTGGCAACATGGTGGAATCTCATGCCGGATACCTGTTCAGTGTGGATAATACTGCACCCTCTATCCAGGGGCATCCTGTGGTTGATTTCAGCAATAAGACAATCGATATCACCTACAGCGAGGCAAGCTTAGCAGGAGTTACGAATGAAGCCCGCTATAGCTTCAGTCCTTCTTTAAGCTTTGCCAGCTCTGGTGAATCGAATGATATTGCCTGCCTCAGCGGCAGCACCTACCGCCTGTCCCTGTCTTCCATCCCAGCCGGGAAAATCTATACCCTGACTATAAGCGGCATCACCGATGCGGCAGGTAACCCGCTGAGCCCGGCCTCGGTGGTGATTAACGATAATGATGCCGATCAGATGGCCGATGATTGGGAAATTGCCAAGGGAGTGAGCAACCCCACCGAGGATGCAGACAATGACGGGCTGACCAATCTTCAGGAGTTTACCCTGGGCACCGAGCCTGGCTCTTCCGACACGGATTCTGACGGCTTTTCCGATGGGTGGGAAGTTGCATATGCATTAAGCCCTCTCAGCGCAGCAGGAATCGATGGCCCGGATGGCGACCTTGACCATGACGGCTGGAGTAACCGTGAGGAATACCTTGCCGGGACTAATCCCAATGATAGTTCATCTATTATTCTTGATACCACAGCTCCTTCTGCACCAGCAGATATGGATCTGGCAGCAGACGATGACTCTGGAATCAGCGATAGTGATAATGTAACCCGAAATACATCCGGACTGACTATTACGGGTTCCGGCGAGGACCTGGCAATGGTACGACTGTATGATAATGGCATTGCCATGAGCGGGGCTACCGGCATGGTATCAAGCATCGGGTTTTCGCTGGATATAGCCCTGTCTGCCGGAGCCCATGTGATTACCGCAAGACAGATCGATGCAGCAGGCAATGTCTCGGATCCTTCTCCAGAGCTGCATATTACTGTTGATACCACAGCACCCGAAGTGGCCCTGTCGTTGAGTAAGCCCGGCCCATACCGGCCTCAGGATGAGGTTGAAATAACTGCAACCCTGAGCGAGGAGATATCGGATACGCCCCAATTGACGGTCACCTACGCAGCAGCGGATGTGGTAACCGCAAATATGACTGCCACAGGGGATAGCAAGGTATGGGTTCACTCTATTACCATACCTTCAGGATATGAGGGAGCACCCTCGATTCTGTTCATGGGATCGGACCGGGCTGGCAACATGGTGGAATCTCATGCCGGATACCTGTTCAGTGTGGATAATACTGCACCCTCTATCCAGGGGCATCCTGTGGTTGATTTCAGCAATAAGACAATCGATATCACCTACAGCGAGGCAAGCTTAGCAGGAGTTACGAATGAAGCCCGCTATAGCTTCAGTCCTTCTTTAAGCTTTGCCAGCTCTGGTGAATCGAATGATATTGCCTGCCTCAGCGGCAGCACCTACCGCCTGTCCCTGTCTTCCATCCCAGCCGGGAAAATCTATACCCTGACTATAAGCGGCATCACCGATGCGGCAGGTAACCCGCTGAGCCCGGCCTCGGTGGTGATTAACGATAATGATGCCGATCAGATGGCCGATGATTGGGAAATTGCCAAGGGAGTGAGCAACCCCACCGAGGATGCAGACAATGACGGGCTGAGCAATCTTCAGGAGTTTGCCCTGGGCACCGAGCCTGGCTCTTCCGACACGGATTCTGACGGCTTTTCCGATGGGTGGGAAGTTGCATATGCATTAAGCCCTCTCAGCGCAGCAGGAATCGACGGGCCGGATGGCGACCTTGACCATGACGGCTGGAGTAACCGTGAGGAATACCTCAATGGAACTACTCTTAATGATGATACATCTCCACTACCTACTCCCCCGAAGGTGAAGAAAAATATTCCTGAGGGAAAGAAAAGTCTCAAACGCTCCAAGGCAGGGGATAGTGAAAATGCACGCATTCCCGATAATACCTCCTTCTGCGTTCTCCTTGAAGATCAGGATGGAATAGACCTCACGGATACAACCAGCGTCAAGTTTACGATAATTGCTGGTGATGGTGCGCCCTATGAACGGGACCTGAGCAGTACCGATGTTGTAAGGACAGTAAAGCTCAATTCCCTGAAGGACGATACCCGGGTAACCAGACTCTGGGTAGTGTATGACAGATCCCAGGAGAAAGAACTGGGGAATTTCCCCTATGGCCAGGATATCACCTTCCTGGTTGATGCCAAGGATAGAAGGCAAGACTGGATGACCCAGGCCAGCTTTACTATCACTATTGAAACCGAGCAGGAGCATGCCGACGCTCAGGCCAGCATGCCTGACACCAGGGCGTTGGAAGAGAACGATCCTGCCCTCGAAGGAGAATATAATACCGGTATTCAGGCTGGCTCCAGCGACCTGATTGGAGCCAAAATCTGCTACAACAGCTCCGAGCCGGTAGCGCCGGCGTTCGGACCTGTGGATGAGCTTCCATCTCTGACTGTGGATGGGATGGAGGCCGTAGGCACGGCCCTGAACTTCGACCCGCCGACGGTGTTCTCGACCCCGGTCAAAGTCTTTATTCCCTGTCCGGAGCAGACGGACGTGAGCAAACTCAGTATCTTCCTCCATACCGACGCGGGATGGGTACTAGGCTGTGATGCCGAGGGCAACGTCCAGCCAGACGGCGAAGCCTGGATGGTCCCAGGTTCACGGGTGAACCACAATGACACTGTTCCCCCTGCGATCGAGATCAAAGTCTACCACTTCTCCG
- the prsK gene encoding XrtA/PEP-CTERM system histidine kinase PrsK — translation MNCISIPLFASLVLYQGRRHFANKVFFLAMLSVGVMEFGNFMVLNSQCATGILYWSRISLVGCCLIPANWSLFSTVFARSSYEIIPKRSIIIISFVYIFSFCFLFFIPSDLFIYLPSTSLKENIILLGTVGRIFTAFLLLTIAFILTNLEMVYRDSGNKKWKIKYSIIGLFTAFTYYVYLVSRIALFQFMDLTYLPVGSIVIFICLSLLAFSFIRHRLMNVEIFVSRQVFYGSFTLLAISVYLILVGFTGELMKIIGINFNLVFYPVLVLVSLVALSVFCLSEKNRNTAKRFIDRHFYRNKFDYRFEWIELTNRISSVTDLNDLLVKFMELIAETMCVSEIMVWLYDDDDKKFHVSGSRHLPKSEMVIDKDSPLIKYLEEKAGPFSISLSRGVSDSKLAHVYSRYKEEIWNRYRVSTISPLIVKDELIGFLTLGEEVTGAVYNYEDYDMLKTMCHQAASAIMNIKLSERIAYAKGMAVMNKVSAFVIHDLKNFVSMLSLIVQNASHNMDNVEFQKDVLETISKTIGNMNKLMVRISSPIEEIVLNKTKVSLTALVKDAIQSTGLGMDGIEVAEDYADLPQVYLDHEKIQSVIRNIIINAQESLKGSGKVSISTFSRDRNAIIEVKDNGPGIPREFLNNKLFKPFQTTKRKGLGIGLYQCRQIIAAHNGRIEVESEEGMGASFRIYLPAEN, via the coding sequence GTGAATTGCATATCCATTCCTCTCTTTGCTTCTCTTGTCCTGTACCAGGGGCGGCGACATTTTGCCAATAAGGTCTTTTTCCTGGCTATGCTCAGTGTCGGTGTCATGGAATTTGGTAACTTTATGGTTCTGAATTCTCAATGTGCAACGGGAATACTGTATTGGAGTCGAATCAGTCTGGTGGGCTGCTGCCTTATCCCTGCAAACTGGTCCTTGTTCAGCACGGTTTTTGCCAGAAGCAGTTATGAGATAATACCGAAAAGATCAATAATTATTATTTCTTTTGTCTATATCTTCTCATTTTGTTTTCTCTTTTTCATCCCCTCCGACCTTTTCATTTACCTGCCATCCACCTCTTTGAAGGAAAATATTATCCTTTTAGGAACCGTAGGACGAATCTTCACCGCTTTTCTTCTCCTGACTATTGCCTTTATCCTGACCAATCTGGAAATGGTTTACCGGGATTCGGGGAACAAGAAGTGGAAGATAAAATACAGCATCATAGGGTTATTCACCGCCTTTACCTATTACGTTTATCTTGTCAGCCGGATAGCCCTTTTCCAGTTTATGGATCTGACCTATCTTCCGGTTGGCTCGATAGTTATTTTTATCTGCCTGTCACTTTTAGCCTTCAGTTTTATCAGACATCGATTGATGAATGTCGAAATATTCGTTTCCCGGCAGGTGTTTTACGGATCTTTTACCCTTTTAGCGATCAGTGTTTATCTTATTCTGGTAGGTTTTACCGGCGAATTGATGAAAATTATCGGGATAAATTTTAACCTGGTATTTTACCCGGTTCTTGTTCTGGTAAGCCTCGTGGCCTTATCGGTCTTTTGTTTATCGGAAAAAAACAGGAACACGGCCAAGAGGTTCATTGACCGGCATTTTTACCGGAACAAGTTTGACTACCGGTTCGAGTGGATTGAGCTAACCAACAGAATCAGCTCCGTTACCGATCTGAATGATTTATTGGTAAAGTTTATGGAACTGATAGCTGAAACAATGTGTGTGAGTGAAATCATGGTTTGGCTGTATGATGACGATGATAAAAAATTCCACGTATCGGGTTCCCGGCATCTGCCGAAATCCGAAATGGTGATTGACAAAGATAGCCCTTTAATCAAGTACCTGGAGGAGAAAGCCGGGCCCTTTTCCATTTCCCTGAGTCGCGGAGTGTCTGACAGCAAATTGGCACACGTGTACAGCAGGTATAAGGAGGAAATCTGGAACAGATACAGAGTCTCCACTATCAGTCCCCTGATAGTCAAAGATGAGCTTATCGGTTTTCTTACTTTAGGGGAGGAAGTAACCGGAGCAGTTTATAACTATGAAGACTACGATATGCTCAAGACCATGTGTCATCAGGCAGCAAGCGCCATTATGAATATCAAACTGTCCGAACGCATTGCCTATGCCAAGGGAATGGCTGTAATGAATAAAGTTTCAGCTTTTGTCATCCACGATTTGAAAAATTTCGTTTCAATGCTCTCCCTGATAGTTCAAAACGCCTCACATAATATGGATAACGTTGAATTTCAAAAAGATGTTTTGGAAACAATTTCAAAGACAATAGGAAATATGAATAAACTCATGGTCAGGATTTCCAGCCCCATCGAGGAAATAGTGCTCAATAAGACAAAAGTCAGTCTTACCGCATTGGTGAAGGATGCTATCCAAAGTACCGGTTTAGGCATGGACGGGATTGAGGTAGCCGAGGATTATGCAGATTTGCCGCAAGTATATCTGGACCATGAAAAAATCCAAAGTGTAATCCGTAATATCATTATTAACGCCCAGGAGTCGCTGAAAGGAAGCGGAAAAGTTTCAATTTCGACCTTTTCCAGGGACAGGAATGCAATCATTGAAGTAAAAGACAATGGGCCTGGAATACCGCGGGAATTTTTGAACAATAAGCTCTTTAAACCTTTCCAGACAACGAAAAGGAAGGGACTGGGAATCGGCCTCTATCAATGCAGGCAAATTATTGCAGCCCATAACGGCAGGATAGAGGTGGAAAGCGAAGAAGGAATGGGCGCCAGTTTCCGGATATATTTACCTGCTGAGAATTAA
- a CDS encoding choice-of-anchor N protein yields METTKVCLSYGIIGMIMLFVSVVQVGAVPTLQLYMPDGIYAQSRKINGVEITDSWLTFQDPFSLVVAGATQPARVDVIRDVTLWIAIQEQDYLNNPSGSVIVRNSSGSIMNPSGPFQFGTPDPLSPHGIYDAYYLEYRLPDLEVASAGESVYDYNTNFDPDNPGTADTGDLQFYTVSYSGFFWLHLDLSGVAWDLDGRGRSWERVSPYSHDADGPGPGGPAVPEPSTCWLFIFGAICLAGKGILSAKKFLA; encoded by the coding sequence GTGGAAACCACAAAAGTATGTCTATCGTATGGCATTATTGGTATGATTATGCTGTTTGTCAGTGTAGTCCAGGTAGGAGCAGTTCCAACTCTCCAACTCTATATGCCGGATGGTATCTATGCACAATCAAGGAAGATCAATGGAGTAGAGATTACCGATAGCTGGCTGACTTTCCAGGATCCTTTCAGCCTTGTGGTTGCCGGAGCAACTCAACCTGCCAGGGTCGATGTAATCAGGGATGTAACTCTCTGGATTGCCATTCAGGAGCAGGATTATCTCAATAATCCATCTGGTTCTGTTATCGTTCGAAATTCCTCCGGAAGTATCATGAACCCGAGTGGTCCATTTCAATTTGGGACTCCTGATCCCTTATCGCCACATGGCATCTATGATGCCTATTATCTGGAATATCGATTACCTGACCTCGAGGTTGCCAGTGCTGGCGAGTCTGTCTACGATTATAACACCAATTTCGATCCCGATAATCCAGGTACCGCTGACACGGGGGATCTTCAATTTTATACGGTTTCTTATTCAGGCTTCTTCTGGCTGCATCTGGACCTGAGCGGAGTCGCGTGGGACTTGGACGGAAGGGGGAGAAGTTGGGAGAGAGTTTCTCCGTATTCACACGATGCTGATGGACCTGGTCCAGGAGGTCCCGCTGTTCCTGAGCCTTCCACGTGCTGGCTTTTTATCTTTGGTGCAATCTGTTTGGCAGGAAAAGGAATATTGAGTGCAAAAAAATTTTTGGCCTGA
- the prsR gene encoding PEP-CTERM-box response regulator transcription factor yields the protein MSKPKLLVVDDEEYICKQLKWGLNSEYEVIIAYESKDALTKFSECKPDIVALDLNLSPADDHEQGFKVLEEIILGDPHAKVIMITGHNGKESAINSLRLGAYDYYVKPIDLNELKVILKRALYIRMLEMENEHLQTRTIEDGESFGILGNCRKIREVNKVIRKVAKTDIAVLIHGESGTGKELVARAIHRQSNRSNEAFIPIDSGAIPETLLESELFGHEKGAFTDAYGKKIGKIELAHKGTLFFDEIAELPLNLQVKLLRFLQEKKIQRVGGIEFIPIDVRVIAASNKNLEQEIQKSNFREDIFYRLNGITIELPPLREREDDVIVIADALLEQFCKEMGIAGKKLSPQSVKSIKGYGWPGNVRELENRLRRALALSTGKYIMPEDLGIGHGRSAREVKLTLKDARERMEKEMLLSNLKKYHGNLSKVSKSLGVARSTVYDLMDKYGIDYNITDR from the coding sequence ATGAGTAAGCCTAAATTACTTGTTGTTGACGATGAAGAATATATTTGCAAACAGCTCAAGTGGGGGCTTAATAGCGAATATGAAGTTATTATAGCTTATGAGAGTAAAGATGCTCTGACAAAGTTCAGTGAGTGTAAACCGGATATCGTAGCGCTTGACTTGAATTTATCTCCTGCGGATGATCATGAGCAGGGTTTTAAGGTGCTCGAAGAAATCATCCTGGGTGACCCCCACGCAAAAGTTATCATGATAACCGGTCACAATGGCAAAGAGAGTGCCATAAATTCCTTACGGCTCGGTGCCTATGATTATTATGTCAAACCTATAGACCTGAACGAATTGAAAGTCATTCTCAAGCGTGCCCTCTATATCAGGATGTTGGAGATGGAAAACGAGCACCTGCAAACCCGAACCATTGAAGATGGGGAGTCGTTTGGCATCCTGGGTAATTGCAGGAAGATCAGAGAAGTCAACAAGGTGATACGGAAAGTGGCGAAAACGGATATAGCGGTCCTTATTCATGGAGAAAGTGGAACGGGAAAAGAACTGGTAGCTCGTGCTATTCACCGGCAGAGCAACAGGTCAAATGAAGCATTTATCCCGATCGACTCCGGGGCAATCCCGGAAACGCTCCTGGAAAGTGAATTATTCGGCCATGAGAAAGGGGCATTTACCGATGCTTATGGCAAAAAAATTGGGAAAATCGAGCTTGCTCATAAGGGGACCCTGTTCTTTGATGAGATAGCGGAATTGCCACTTAATTTACAGGTCAAGTTATTGAGATTTTTACAGGAGAAAAAGATACAGCGGGTTGGCGGGATTGAATTCATACCCATAGATGTGAGAGTTATCGCCGCCAGTAACAAGAACCTGGAGCAGGAAATACAAAAATCAAATTTCCGCGAAGATATTTTTTACCGGCTCAATGGAATAACAATTGAATTGCCTCCGTTGCGGGAAAGAGAGGATGACGTTATCGTAATAGCTGACGCTTTGCTGGAACAATTTTGTAAAGAGATGGGAATAGCTGGAAAAAAGTTGAGCCCCCAATCGGTTAAGTCTATCAAGGGATATGGATGGCCAGGAAATGTAAGGGAATTGGAAAACAGGTTAAGAAGGGCACTCGCTCTATCGACCGGCAAGTACATCATGCCTGAAGATTTAGGCATTGGTCATGGCCGGAGCGCGAGGGAAGTAAAATTGACCCTTAAGGATGCCCGTGAGAGGATGGAGAAAGAGATGCTCCTCAGCAACCTGAAAAAATATCATGGCAATCTCTCGAAAGTGTCAAAGAGCCTCGGTGTGGCACGATCTACCGTGTATGATCTTATGGATAAATACGGCATTGATTATAATATAACCGATCGTTAA
- a CDS encoding 1,4-alpha-glucan branching protein domain-containing protein has protein sequence MRVFEAIDLSILQDEPVLKENYNETYLWILPKDHRSACAIYEVGENTKESLRQKFGDLFFDRNYLVMRVYQVDGQGEFNGFNYNNKFEVDDFLGDKTSYWLNLAPDHEYVAELGYKTRNTTNFEMVARSNRIRMPRGQEQKEQRYADWREIRLADPSHEVNMPQEKWRYNYYWYRKHGQVLHTEEEKGYWILLLHNHLPFVRHPEHEIFLEEQWLFEAITSVYTQLLLVFWSMEKGGMDFRVTISLSPPLISMLQDTLLQKRYRVHLRELIAFTEKEYANSWDKPFRQTVEQTLHRLFQARRVFEAYGGDITRGFRDFQNQGKLEVITCAATHAILPFYLHYPEAVQAQVHTAIRQYERVFGRMPQGMWLPENAYHPALDDFLLSEGIRWTVVNTHGLRQGDTRCFYDINAPVVTNSGLCIFGIDDKTKGQVWSRRHGFPGDPRYKEWYRDVVWDADWDYIPEYFKVAGVRRNSGLKYYRVTGKDVPLDKKDYYRPDWAAQAAADHAGQFVRDRQAQTIEFWQKNRRKPVFFSAYDGELFGHWWEEGPYWLELVLKKMLYDQTEVRPVTPSEYLSEQHHHQRLTPGISSWGEGDFFATWLNGRSDKSNAWIYRHLFRLIDLMTRLAGERRMARGTEERALNQAARELMLAQSSDWGFLIETGQAAHYSQMRIMRHIHWADMLLRQVEDNSIDERLLATLEYAHNIFSKDMDFRVFSRRQGKG, from the coding sequence ATGAGAGTGTTCGAGGCAATAGACCTTTCAATATTACAGGATGAACCTGTATTGAAGGAAAATTATAACGAGACCTACCTGTGGATCCTGCCCAAAGATCATCGTTCAGCGTGCGCCATATACGAAGTCGGGGAAAATACCAAAGAAAGCCTCAGGCAGAAATTCGGAGACCTTTTTTTTGACCGGAATTATCTGGTAATGCGGGTCTATCAGGTGGATGGGCAGGGAGAATTCAACGGCTTCAATTATAATAACAAATTCGAGGTTGACGATTTTCTGGGAGATAAAACCAGCTATTGGCTGAACCTGGCTCCTGATCACGAGTACGTGGCTGAGCTTGGTTATAAGACCCGCAATACCACGAACTTCGAGATGGTGGCCAGATCGAACCGCATCCGGATGCCGCGGGGACAGGAGCAAAAGGAGCAGCGGTATGCGGACTGGAGGGAAATCCGTCTCGCCGACCCCTCCCATGAGGTGAACATGCCGCAGGAAAAGTGGCGATACAATTATTATTGGTATCGAAAGCATGGCCAGGTTCTCCATACGGAGGAAGAAAAGGGGTACTGGATTCTTCTCCTGCACAACCATCTTCCCTTTGTCAGGCATCCCGAGCATGAGATTTTCCTTGAAGAGCAATGGCTGTTTGAAGCAATAACCTCGGTCTATACCCAGCTTCTTTTAGTCTTCTGGAGTATGGAAAAGGGGGGGATGGATTTTCGGGTGACCATCAGTCTCAGCCCTCCTCTGATCAGCATGCTGCAGGATACCCTGCTGCAGAAGCGCTACCGGGTACATCTTCGTGAATTGATCGCTTTCACCGAAAAAGAATATGCCAACTCCTGGGATAAACCCTTCCGCCAGACTGTGGAGCAGACCCTTCACCGGCTTTTTCAGGCCAGAAGGGTTTTCGAGGCCTATGGCGGAGATATCACCCGCGGCTTTCGGGATTTTCAGAATCAGGGGAAACTGGAGGTTATTACCTGTGCAGCTACCCACGCCATTCTTCCCTTCTACCTTCACTATCCTGAAGCGGTGCAGGCACAGGTCCATACAGCCATACGGCAATATGAGCGGGTCTTTGGCCGGATGCCCCAGGGAATGTGGCTGCCGGAAAATGCCTACCACCCCGCTCTGGACGATTTTTTACTTTCCGAAGGGATTCGCTGGACCGTGGTTAATACTCATGGTCTTCGCCAGGGGGATACCCGCTGCTTTTATGATATCAATGCCCCGGTAGTTACAAATTCCGGGCTGTGCATCTTCGGTATTGATGACAAGACCAAAGGGCAGGTCTGGTCAAGGCGGCATGGTTTTCCCGGTGATCCGCGATACAAGGAATGGTACCGGGATGTGGTCTGGGATGCTGACTGGGATTATATTCCCGAATATTTCAAGGTCGCCGGGGTTCGAAGGAACAGCGGATTGAAGTATTACCGGGTGACTGGTAAAGATGTGCCGCTGGATAAAAAGGATTATTACCGGCCGGATTGGGCGGCCCAGGCTGCGGCGGACCATGCAGGTCAGTTTGTCCGCGACCGGCAAGCGCAGACCATCGAATTCTGGCAGAAAAACCGCCGCAAGCCCGTCTTTTTCTCCGCTTACGATGGAGAATTGTTCGGCCATTGGTGGGAGGAAGGTCCTTACTGGCTGGAGCTGGTCCTCAAAAAAATGCTCTATGACCAGACTGAGGTGCGTCCGGTAACACCCTCAGAGTACCTGTCCGAACAGCACCACCACCAGCGTCTCACTCCGGGGATATCGAGCTGGGGAGAGGGAGATTTCTTTGCCACCTGGTTGAACGGGCGGTCTGATAAGTCGAATGCCTGGATATACCGGCACCTGTTCAGGCTCATCGATCTGATGACCAGGCTGGCCGGGGAACGACGCATGGCCAGGGGCACCGAGGAGCGGGCACTGAACCAGGCTGCCCGCGAGCTGATGCTGGCCCAGAGCAGTGACTGGGGATTTCTCATTGAAACCGGCCAGGCTGCCCACTATTCACAAATGCGCATTATGCGGCATATCCATTGGGCAGACATGCTCCTGCGGCAGGTTGAGGACAATTCCATTGATGAGAGGCTTCTGGCAACCCTGGAGTATGCTCATAATATCTTTTCCAAGGATATGGACTTTCGGGTATTTTCCCGGCGGCAGGGTAAAGGGTGA